The window TCGGCCAGATGTTCAAGATGAACCCGAAGGTGGACGACCTGCCCGAGGAGATAAGCCTGACCCACGCGGGCGTCAGGTTGCTGGCGATGGGAACAGTCAGGGAAGGCGGAGGCGGGTGCGTCTGTCCCGAGTCCATCCTGTTGAAGGCCCTGATGCGGCACATACTGCTCGAGCGCGACGATGTGGTAATCATGGACATGGAGGCTGGAATCGAGCACCTCGGCCGCGGAACTTCCGAGAACGTGGACGCGATAGTCATCGTCGCGGAACCCGGCCTGCGGAGCGTGCAGACAGCGGCAACCACCGCGAGGCTCGCAAGACAACTGGGTATTCGGAAGTTGTTTGTCGTTTTCAACAAGGTGGTGGACGACAAAGAGCTGGATCACCTCAAGGGCGGCCTGGGCGATATTGAGATGATCGGCGTCATTCACTACAGCGAGAAAGTGCGCAGAGCTGACCTCGAGGGCAAGTCCGCGTTCGACGTGGATCCCGCCTTTGTCAAGGAGCTATCTACGATCAAGGCGAAGCTGGAGAAAGAAATAGAAGGAGAATGATTTGGCCGAAAGTATTTTTGAGATAAGAGAAAAAGAACAGCTTACCGACGATGTGTTCAGGATGAAAGTGCGCGCCCCACGGGTGCCGCCCGCGGCGAGGGCGGGACAGTTCGTGATCATCAGGGTGGACGAGAATGGGGAGCGTATTCCACTCACACTCATGGATTTTTCCACGGACGATGGAACAATCGAGATAGTCTTTCAGGTCGTGGGAACCACAACGAAGAAAATGTCGCTGCTCGAGGCGGGAGATTGCCTGCGGGACGTGGTCGGGCCGCTCGGG is drawn from Candidatus Anoxymicrobium japonicum and contains these coding sequences:
- a CDS encoding carbon monoxide dehydrogenase; this translates as MKLAISGKGGVGKSTIAGGLARGFAEGGRKMLAIDADPDANLAVSIGIDAETAFSLVPLSEMKDIIEERTGAKPGAFGQMFKMNPKVDDLPEEISLTHAGVRLLAMGTVREGGGGCVCPESILLKALMRHILLERDDVVIMDMEAGIEHLGRGTSENVDAIVIVAEPGLRSVQTAATTARLARQLGIRKLFVVFNKVVDDKELDHLKGGLGDIEMIGVIHYSEKVRRADLEGKSAFDVDPAFVKELSTIKAKLEKEIEGE